The sequence ATGCTCATGATATAATTGAATTTTGTTATTATAGAGAATTACTTGGTAAAGTTATTgttcaaatatttaaattttatctaAACTAACAAACTAAATAATTTGTTAAAATACGGCACACGTGACAAAAGTACTACATTAAAATCAAAATGGTCAGACGACGACTACTTCTTAGATTCTTATTATTAGCTTACCTCAGATCATATAGAAAGAATGCGAAACGCTAACGCAACAGAGTCGGTTTTTATCAACCCATAAACATCATTACACGACAAAGAAAAGGATGTCAAGTATTTATCAAAAAATGCTACTTAATAATGTATCAAAAAATGCTACTTAATAATATGAACCCCAACTCAAATGCAAGGTAGTGCTCACTACTCCCGTGGAAGAATATGCAACTTTTGAAAAAGTGGATGTCGCTGAACGAGCACGTGTCTAAtaaacaatttaaaattaataagtcAAACCCAATAGGTAGCTAAGTATTCCCCAATTATATTCATAAATTTGAGCATTTCATGTAATCTCATTGGATTTTAGAACAAATTAATAAGAAGCTGCGATtgaataatctatatatataagaggTAATATTACATTAAAGAAGATTTGTATATGCTCAAAACATAAAGAAGAAACCAGAGCAAGTAACTCACCCACATCAGATAATtaagaaaactaaactaaactaaactaaactatccccataatatatatataatactacaTACAAAATGGGTGATGGCTCTCATTGTGATTGAAAAGGTAGGATTTTGATTTGAGATGTGGTTTGTTTGAATATTTTGCATGATAATTTTGGGCTATATATATTTGTGGTTAGGTTTATACAACCAAATTTATGTAGCTCAAGGCGACAAGAAGTAAATGATTAATGCCCAATTCTAATCATCAAGCCCAACTATATTTCATGCACTATATCATGATCCAGATCAATTATATTccattattatcaattaaaaatagagAGTCAAAATCCCTCACAATATACTGCCCTTCCTTAGCTCCTCTCCATTTTCTCATCTCGATCCTCCACTCACACTTTCGATCATCTCTCTCTGCACTTCATGTTCGCAACAGTAAGTAAATCCTAACCGCTATtcttccctcttcttcttccctTTCTTTTAATCTCACCGTCGTTCCAAATCGTCGACCCACAATCCTCGCCTCGACCCGTAAATCAACAGTCAATTGAAGACAACAACCCAATTAACCCAGCCCCAACTCGCTCTAACTCAGCCAAGACTCACCGTTCCCCATCGTCTACCATCCTTCTCCGATAACCAGAAGCCAAGAAAGCCACCTCCGATCAGCACCATCAACACCAGAAACCTAGCCGCAGCTCACTCAAACTCTGGTCAAGACATGATTTTCTGTAAAATAGGGAGCACCCTTTCCTCTttgatttctctttgatttcttAAAATCATTCATTATAATTTGATTTCTCTTTGACTTCTTAAAATTATACTCGTTTCAAGCTTTCGTGATCACTATATAGTTCTAGGGTTAATAAAAAAAGTAATCATAAAAGCAGGTTTACGAAGATAAGCTCACCTTTGGTTTTGTTGCTGTAATGGCTTTCTCAAGTGGGTTGATTTTGATATGACTTTGCAGCGATCATTTGAAGAAGATTTGATTTCTTGGAGTAGAATTTCAAAAGAGAGAAACCATAGAAAGTAGAAAGGGAGAAAAAGAAAGCTGATCTATCATCGGCTATGAGGAGAAAGAGGTGAGATAAATCAATAGTTTCAAAAATCAACCTCCAAATAACAGAAAATTACAAAAATGCCAGCATATCACTATTCTTTCTACAGTACTATTACTTTTCCCACTTCTCTCTTATTAAGATtgttaaatatctcatttacaTTTACTTTTCACCACGCCCAATACTAATTAACACAAAATAAATTCCTACTTATTTTTTAACTATACTCcaccacttataaatatctcatttacatttacttttcaccttttcaccacaaccaatactaattaaaatattttttcatcattctcaataTACTCAATAATCTTTTCTTCACTCTTATACAatcaacaatatttttcttcaaactcgtgtcactccctcctagaaagttctttcgtgaacggagggagtataaataatCAATGTTATTGGATATTAAAACTATTACGGattgttaaattttaattaaagggtgcgtttactttaaaataatggaaaatttgaatttatctttgttgtgataatattattcatccttgaagtgaaaataaggaaggaaaaatagtgaagttctcttttgtgtaaaatatagaaaaagaaatgagacatttaaacacaaaattttttgttatccatcaaagtaaacgcacccaaACAAACGCAGCATGCACGTGAGGTGAAAGTGGAAGTTGACCTTCATTAATCATTCAGCTGGCTTCTTGTACTACTCCATTATATTAGTGGTTGTTAAATATTCACTTCATTAATTTGGCTTCTTCAACTGCACATTCAATATAATTAATCACAACTTTCTAACAttcaaaatcactaattctACTCAAACGAAATTCACTATTCACAGTAAACACCGCCGGTCCGCCATGCTACCCCGTCCTTCCGTCGTTGGTCCATCGCCAGAAGCGCAGGTATGTTATCTTAATTCTGGTTTACTGAATCCAATACGTACGTCTATTCTCTTTCTTGTGGAATACAAATTTACAATGCTTGCTTATTTGCTATTGTAATAGAATCAGAATTAGTTGTATCAATTGAAAATATCACaagataattaacaaaactGGCTATTAGGGCAGTTTGGTCGAAGCAGAAACATGTCGGAGGCCCTCCTCTTATCACTGATACAGAAGCTCGACACTAATTATCGAAGGCATGAACCAAATGACGAAAAGGTAATTAAAGAGATGCGAGAGATTGTGGATATTGTGAGGGATAAGAAATTGGAAGAGGGAAGAACCCTAAATTTTTTTGTATGTGACCTTGTCGACGTGGCTGACGATGCTCTCTTCCTTTTCAAACAAGACGCAACCTATCCTTGGAAATTTGATTCCGTGCATAGTTGGATGGGAGAGATCAAAAAGCGCATGCTTAAACTGGGAGATGATGGGGCAGAGACAGAGTCCAACATGAGATCATCACAAAATGTTGAAGATGATGTAGATGTGGTTGGATTGGACGAAGATGTGGAAATGCTGCTTCGCAAAAGGATTTTTGGTGAGGGAGAATACCGCCCGCCTGTTCTTATCAAAGGGATGGGTGGTAGTGGAAAGACAACTCTTGCCAGAGAGATATACAACCATCCAACCGTCGTTATCGATTCGAGTTTCGTCTTTAGGTATCTAATTCTATTGACCTCACTATGAAAGAGCTACTCATCAAACTCGTACAACAAGTAGTTCAAGAGAATCTCCATATATCTTCCTTATTGGAGAATATGGACAACCGAAGCCTCCGAGATATGCTTCGCCAACACCTGCAAGGAAAGAGATATCTTATAGTTCTCGACCACATGCCCAAACAAATGCCCTTGAGGTCTTTAGGGGAAGCTCTTCCAGCAGGATGTATGTACTTCATCTTTCTGCTTATAAATTAGTCGTGTTGCGCTAACTTAGATTTTAACATGACGCTGGTTCAAAATTTTAAGCTTTTGTGATTAAACTTAAAATAATTCCAAAGATCATTAGTTtctttttcgagagaatgaacaaatctatgcattttacgaacatatcaacataactaatgaacagacgtatttagtaaaaatagagaaaaacttGCTACCATCTAGATTCGAACCCAAAGCAAAATGTTATTCATGcgatacattgatttattcatcaaaattatatatttgttcgtttttgtttcacgaattctctattctctaattATTTAGGAGAACTCATTagtttgaaatatatatatatatatatatatatatatatatatattcttttaataTATAAGTGAATCAAGTAATCTAACAATTCAAATTCCCAGACTGAATTCCTTTTTGTATTGTTCTTACGCAAGCAGACAAGGAAAGTACATTGCTGCTCACAAGTCACACGACACATCCCGACTTAGGTGTACGCGATGAAGATGTTCATAAGATGAAACCTTTGAATTCTAAGCAGAGTTGGCAATTGTTTCTGAAAACAATAAATCATGGCAATACATTGACGGGTGAGCACAAATTCCCTATGTCCTTGAAGCATATGGCAGAACAAATGTTGAGAAAATGTGGCGGTCTGCCATTAGGTATAAAAGAGGTAGGAAAGCAGTTAGCGGAAAAAAAAGTCTCGGGAGGGAGTGAATGGGAACAGCTTCTTGAATCAGTTGATTTTGATTCAACATTGAAGTTATTAGAACCATTTTATCATAAGTTGGATCTCAAACTGGACTCATGTTTCTTGTCTATGGCCTTCTTTAAGGAAAATATAACTTTGAGGAAAGAAAAGTTGATACAGATTTGGGTTGCTGGAGGAGTAGTTGTACAGGCTTCAGAATATGACTGTGGACTATATTTAGATGGTTTAGTCAATGAATCCTTTATTGAAGTTGGGGACAAGAGCACGGAGTATCACTTGAATGCTCTACTACACATGCTATCCATTCAAAAAGCAGAGCAGAAACTATGTTTTGAGATCCTAAGGAACAACGGAAATAATCGACCCTCTGAGAGTCCTCGTCATCACCGTGTTATCATTTGTAGCAGAGATAAGTTCAACTACTCCACGGATCAAGATAAACATCTTGTGTCTATCTTCTTCCATGGAGGTGGCTATTTGGACAATAGTCCGTCTTATTGGAAGAGCTTTGAACTACTTAAGATACTTGACTTGGAGGATTTTGGGTTGAAGTTTTTACCGGAAAGTATTGGCACATTGATGGAATTAAGATACTTGAGATTGAGAAATAATTACATAAAGGTGTTGCCACAGTCATTGGGGTGCTTGAAAAAGCTGGAGGTTCTTGACATAGCTCAAAACTTTATGGTGGAGGTGCCATATATTATATGGGAAATGAGTAGCCTTTGCCACCTCTACTTGTCTAATGCGATTTGTCGGAAGCGTTTGAAGGTAGACGCGCTGCAGAATCTGAAGACCTTAACCTACGTCTCGGTTGATAATTGGACATATGAGTTCTCGGGTAAATATGTTAACTTCTCTTATGAAATTGGGCATAGGAGAATTGGATGGAGACTCAGATGTAAGCAAGCTCTTTGTGTCATTGGATGACTTGGAGTATCTCGAGCACCTAATCTTAAGAGGGTACCGTTTCAAAAGCATGCCTTGTTTGGATGAGCTTCATATTCTACACAATCTCGTAACACTCAAATTGGATGGACTCCTTACCAGGTTACCAAATAATCTCCCTCCCTGTATTAAATCTGACGTTGGTGAATAGCTGTCTTGATGAAGACCCCATGCCAAGACTAGCGGTGATGTTACCCGGGCTAGAGTACCTCAAATTGCGGAATGCATACACTGGTCAACAAATGGTGATCTTGGACGACCGCTTCCGTCTTCTCGAAGACTTGTGCATCGAAGAGTTGTGGAATCTGAGAAGTGTACAATGTGGAAAAGGTTCAATGCATTGGCTCACGAGATTAGAAATCAATGATTGTCCAAATCTGGATACCCTTCCGGTAGAGTTATTTGAGAGGATGTACATGCCGACGGAATTAAAGATGGTGACAACCAAAAACATTGCTGCAAAGATCAAGAATTCAGACTTAATCTCCAAAGTAGAGGTCGTGAATATTAACCCATGAGCTTGCGTAGTTGTCTGCATTATTCTTAGGTACGTTTTGCTTGTTGGCGTTAATTTGTATAGTTTCTAGCAAGGTTTTCTCCCTTGGTGGTTGTGAGTTTGTGAATGACTTTTAGAGGATGTTTGACTGATCTTATAAACTTCTTCAaagtatttgacaaaataatctcttaaatagttaatttataagcttttcaaaaaaaatttataagttgtttaggagcttgaaagaatttagtgccccaaattaccacaAGTAACACTGTGTAATTCGTAAGAGTAATGTTGATAGGAATGTTAACAACaaaatgttaataacattgaaACCAACATGCAGCAGAAATTAAAGAACACACAGGAATACTTTTTCACGGGTTATATAAATACAACCCGTGAGTGCCTTATGGCTAAATCCACTATGAtcatcaacaatacaaagtacaaATTCAGATCTCTCTGGTaatctatctttacagattggctgcctaagatAAATCTACATATCTAGAATCTGCACTAAAGTGTTGAATCAACACAGAAAACCAAAACAGTCGAATAACAAATGTTACTCGAACAAAGCagtctgctacgctccaatgtccTCGATCTTCAACCCTTACCCTTGACCTCCCGTCAATATAGAGTAAgcctttacagattggctgcctaagacTCCTCCGTCAAAGCAAGGTTTGAAGAACTGGTGTCATGTTTGCAGCAAGACAAAAGtgacgagttggttgtgagcGAATGTTAGGTCGGTGAAAACGCACTCCCAAAACGTAAGGATGAATGaggcttcttgctgcttttatagtccttcatgtcgtggttagtttcCTCCACTTTCCACTTCCAGAAGCTTCCTATAACCGCCGCAATCCACCTCCGAAAACTGCCAGTCgaccagtctggaatgttggttgagaGATCATGGGTCCTGAAAAATAGGAACTAACAGCCCATTACTTTGGACCATGATAAACCACCTTTCCACTTATTAAAAAtgtggtcaacaagcataaaacctttattccacaaccaaagaataagaaaacgtgaaaggaaggtaaagattaaatatatacaattaccaatggagagtcaaagtatggagtcaaggcagactccggaatgttggttgaaaacccagaaatgttgacaccatgaatgttatcaacattccacccaacattgaaaacacatatgttatcaacattggtcccaacattgtcggagtcaacattgactctaacaatctcccccttaatcttttccttcctgcaacaaaaacacaaacaaagaaaaaactaTATACAGAAAAGAATTCTATGTTACAGGATTTCAGATCAAGAAAGAGTTAGAAAAACTCCCCCTTAATCAACCAAGAGGTGAACCTGAAAAGCAGTCCAGAAGAGATGTCGGAACAACACTCCCCCTGAACCAAACAATAGGAAAACCTCAACACAGTCTAGAGAGAATGTTTGAACAACAATCCCTTTGGAACAAACACGAGAGAGTTTGAGACTCCCCCCAAATTCAGCAACACTGAAACCTGCAAAACAAATGTTAGTGAAACACAACAAGTATTGAACTTCGAATCTCCCCCTCAACCTTAGGAAGGTCGACCGAAGGCCAAGACCTTCATTCGTGATCTTGGGATCTGGGAATTCAGAAGCTCAACACAAAACACAATATACTAACAGTATATCAAAAACAAGGAAATGTTGGAACGACAACAGATCCAAAACAAAACCAAGAATAACATTTAAAATGTTACCAAAATCAGGTGCTCATGCACCACAATAACACCACAGAAACAGATGACTATGCATCAAAAACACCACCAAAGAAACATTGTTTTGAACAAAGACTGCCAACAATCTCAGTCAACACCACACCCAACAATCTACTCCCCTTTTTTTGTTGAAGAAGGAAAAGGTAGGAGGTTGGAAAAGACATTTTCGCAGCAATCAATCCTCGCGAGCATAGCCTGCCCCATCTTGATCGTCCGATCCATCATTGATTGCACTTGGCTTTTGAGCTTGTGAAGATCCTCCCTTGCCTTAATGAGCTTTACAATGTCAAGATCGATCTCAACCTCCGATTCTCCAACTGGCTCCTTGCCTTTACGAGATGTTGATGTTTCTTTAATGAAATGGGCTTTGACAGAGCGGATGTTGGCAACATCAGGAACAGTTGTTCGTTCAACATCATCGTCCCCACCATACTTGTCGATCTCAGCTTCATAGCCAAAAACATTTATAACAGTACCCCACATACCCCTATCTTGTAATAAGATATCAAGCTTAAACTTTGAAAAGAAATCCTCATCCGCACGTCTATCATTATGAAACTTCCTAGCAGCCAACACTTTGAGAGCATTCTTCGCTTCACGAGTGTAAAAACGAGTGGAGTATGACTTACTAACCTCAACCTCTGATTCAGAGGAGCTTCCAGAGCAGCTGATGCGAGGGGAGGTAGTGTGAGAGGCAGAAGATACCTTTCCGCTCTTTGAGGTGGGAGAATGTTCAACCTTTGGCTTGAGAACTGGAGGCTGTGATGTTGGACCAACATCACTGTCTTCTCGGCTAGGAAGGTTGAGAGTTGATGGAATCACCCGTGTGGATTTGGATCTTGAGGATCGCCTAAGAGAAGCCATACCAGCTTTTCGTTTCCGGCCTTTCTTGTCAGGAACAAAGGTCTCAACATCAATAACATCCGTGCTCTCAACATTGTCAGTAACATCAATCGTAGAAGTAGATTTGTCAACGTGAAAAGCAACATTCTTATGATAGTAATTAGATTTTTTCTGCTCAAGATTCATCTCGAATGTTACTAACTTACTAACCAAATCACCAATTCTAATCGAAGTAACATTAGCAGTTGCTTCAATGGAAGAAATTTTCATGTTGTACCTTTCCGGAAGTGATCTCAACATTTTACTTACAAGTCTCTCATTGTTGATTGGTTCTCCAAGACCAACTGCCTCATTTGAAATCTCACACAACTTCTCATAATATGCTGGAATAGTCTCATCTTCATGCATCCTCAATATTTCAAACTTTGTAGTCAACATTCGCAATTTTGTTGCTCTAACACTTGCTGATCCTTCACTTGTTCCTGTAAAATAAACCAAGCATCGCGTGCTTCAACACAGTTAGAGATCAGGCAAAAACAAGGAACATCAACTGAGATAAAAATAGCCTTCAAAGCTCTGGAGTTGTGACTAGAAATAAGTCGTTCATCTGCACTCCATTGACTTTCTGGTTTAGGAGTAATGTTGCCAACATCATCAGTAACACGCGGTGGAGTCCATCCATCCAACATAACAGCCCAGGCACGTTCATCAATGGATTTTATGTACATCTTCATCCTAGTTTTCCACAAGGAATAGTTCTTCCCACTACTATCCAAGGTAGGAGGACGAACCGAAGCATTAGCCACATCCATTGGTGGTAATTTTGCACACAGGAATCGATTCTTAGTTCGTCAAGAACCCGCTCTTGATGCCAATTGAAAGaatttagtgccccaaattaccacaAGTAACACTGTGTAATTCGTAAGAGTAATGTTGATAGGAATGTTAACAACaaaatgttaataacattgaaACCAACATGCAGCAGAAATTAAAGAACACACAAGAATACTTTTTCACGGGTTATATAAATACAACCCGTGAGTGCCTTATGGATAAATTCACTATGAtcatcaacaatacaaagtacaaATTCAGATCTCTCTGGTaatctatctttacagattggctgcctaagatAAATCTACATATCTAGAATCTGCACTAAAGTGTTGAATCAACACAGAAAACCAAAACAGTCGAATAACAAATGTTACTCGAACAAAGCagtctgctacgctccaatgtccTCGATCTTCAACCCTTACCCTTGACCTCCCGTCAATATAGAGTAAgcctttacagattggctgcctaagacTCCTCCGTCAAAGCAAGGTTTGAAGAACTGGTGTCATGTTTGCAGTAAGACAAAAGtgacgagttggttgtgagcGAATGTTAGGTCGGTGAAAACGCACTCCCAAAACGTAAGGATGAATGaggcttcttgctgcttttatagaccTTCGTGTCGTGGTTAGTTTCCTCCACTTTCCACTTCCAGAAGCTTCCTATAACCGCCGCAATCCACCTCCGAAAACTGCCAGTCgaccagtctggaatgttggttgagagatcatgggtcctgaaaaataggaactaacagcccactactttggaccatgataaaccacctttccacttattaaaaacgtggtcaacaagcataaaacctttattccacaaccaaagaataagaaaatgtgaaaggaaggtaaagattaaatatatacaattaccaatggagagtcaaagtatggagtcaaggcagactccggaatgttggttgaaaacCCAGAAATattgacaccatgaatgttatcaacattacacccaacattgaaaacacgtatgttatcaacattggtcccaacattgtcggagtcaacattgactctaacagagcttataagctccttcaaagtgtttggcaaaataaattcctaaacagcttataagcttaaaaaataagctctaagagcttataagctcgcTAAAAAATATGTTCCTCCacctcaatttattttttttataatcttatatgcaataatttattatttttattatatcaatcaagttcatttctcttcgattttctctctttaagaaaatattttctctctctagaaaatatTTTAGTATATTTAGGAGCGTTTACTTTGAATGATTAggcttgatagataaaaatagtaagactaatcATTTGTTTACTTTAATGGATCGAAATTTAGATATCCCAATgctcttaattatttttatcatttaagctagttttacttgattcttatcccattgaaagagtgagattggagaaatcctattCTTAAGATACGTTTTTTGTtgtaaaattttctttaaaaagagatgaataagaaaaaatgagaaaatattttatttccttcatttttatcatgtgtttactagagatgaaaatattagaaattatttGCACACCACTATctaaagataatattattcaacattGGAGATAATTAGTGAAAATAAGCTGCtcgaaaaaaatatttcaccctactcggagaaaattttcaaacataGTAAACATGTGGAAATGGTGGGAAAATAGTGTAAATAtacttttttgtttctttttccatcaaagtaaactcgacctaaggataaaaatactcaatcagcGATAGAATCAATTGTTTCATTATCACTCGAAAGCTAAGGGGAAGAATCTTCGCTTCCAACTTGAGACTTTGAAAAAGGAGATTTGGCGATGCATCATTTTTATCATCAAATGTCGATCAATATCCAATGAATTGCTCACTGTTGATCAACCTCTAACTGAATCCGAGCTTATTACGTTTGTTCTTGGTGGTCTTGGACCCGAATATGAATCTATTTGTGTTCATATATGTCGCCACACAATCTGAaaaatctcactctctctcgaaGCTTTTTGTATTGTTCTTATATAAGCAGGCTTTGGAAGTAGATTGTTGTTCACAAGTCACGTGAAGCATATGGACATAGATGTACGCGATGAAGATGTTCATGAGATGAAACCTTTGGATTCTAATAAGAGCTGGCAATTGTTTTTGAAAACAATAAACCATGGCAACAAATTGACGGGTGAGCACAGGTTCCCAATGAACTTGCAGCATATGGGAAAGCAAATGCTGAGAAAATGTGGTGGTCTGCCATTAGCTATAAAAGAGGTGGGAAAGCAGTTAGCGGAAAGGAAAGTCTCGGGGGAGAGTGAATGGGAACAACTTCTTGAATCAGTTGATTTTGGTTCAACATTGAAGTTGTTGGAACCGATTTATCAAAAATTGGCTCCCAAACTAGAGCCATGTTTCATGTATATGTCCTTCTTTAAGGAAAATACAACTTTGAGGGCAGAAAAGTTGAGAGAGATTTGGCATGCAGGAGGAGTGGTTTCAAGATCTAACTATGAATCATATATAAATGGTTTAATCGATGAATCTTTCATCAATGTCGGGGACAAGGGCACTGAGTATCGcatgaatcccctgctacacaTGCTATCCATCCAAAAGGCAGAGGAGAAGCTTGGTTTTGAGATCCTAAGGAACAATGGGAATAATCAACCCTCTGAGAGTCCTCATCATCACCGTGTTATCATTTGTAGCAGAGATAAGTTCAACTACTCCACGGATCAAGATAAACATCTTGtgtctctcttcttccatggaGGTGGCTACT comes from Salvia miltiorrhiza cultivar Shanhuang (shh) chromosome 3, IMPLAD_Smil_shh, whole genome shotgun sequence and encodes:
- the LOC131017552 gene encoding putative disease resistance RPP13-like protein 3; the encoded protein is MKELLIKLVQQVVQENLHISSLLENMDNRSLRDMLRQHLQGKRYLIVLDHMPKQMPLRSLGEALPAGYKESTLLLTSHTTHPDLGVRDEDVHKMKPLNSKQSWQLFLKTINHGNTLTGEHKFPMSLKHMAEQMLRKCGGLPLGIKEVGKQLAEKKVSGGSEWEQLLESVDFDSTLKLLEPFYHKLDLKLDSCFLSMAFFKENITLRKEKLIQIWVAGGVVVQASEYDCGLYLDGLVNESFIEVGDKSTEYHLNALLHMLSIQKAEQKLCFEILRNNGNNRPSESPRHHRVIICSRDKFNYSTDQDKHLVSIFFHGGGYLDNSPSYWKSFELLKILDLEDFGLKFLPESIGTLMELRYLRLRNNYIKVLPQSLGCLKKLEVLDIAQNFMVEVPYIIWEMSSLCHLYLSNAICRKRLKVDALQNLKTLTYVSVDNWTYEFSGKYVNFSYEIGHRRIGWRLRCKQALCVIG